The Mesoterricola silvestris sequence CGGCGCAGCGGCCCGCCAGTTTCTCCCGGCGCTTGAGGCCCCCGCCCAGGGTGAGGAGGGCCAGGTCCGAGGTGAGGGCGAAGGCCGCGGAATACCGGGTGGCCCGCTGGTAGAAGCGCCGGGCGGGTCCCCCGGGGACGGGGACCAGCAGGCCGCCCGTGAGGCCGTGGAACAGGGCCCGGGCCGCCACGGAAAGGGTGAAGGCCACGTGGGCCCCCATGTGCCGGTCGAACTCGCCCAGGGCGTCCGCCTGGCCCAGGGAGCGCATCTCGGCCAGCACGTGGGGATGGCAGCGGATGACCCCCTGGCCGAAGATGATGAGGGTCCGGGTGAGGATGTTCGCCCCCTCCACGGTGATGCCGATGGGGATGGCCTGGTGGGCCCGCCCCAGGAGGTTGCGGGGCCCCAGGCAGATGCCGCTGCCCCCCAGCACGTCCATGGCGTCGCAGGTGATGCGGCGGCTGCGCTCCGTGCACTGGTACTTCACGATGGCCGAGATGACCGAGGGCCGCTCGCCCTGGTCCAGGGCGCCGCAGGTCATGGTGCGGGCGGCGTCCATGACGTAGGCGCCGGCGGCGATGCGGGCCAGGGGCTCCTCGATGCCCTCGAACCTGCCGATGGGCAGGCGGAACTGCTTGCGCACCCGGGCGTAGGCGCCCGCCACCAGGGCCGCGAACTTGCCGCACCCGGTGGAGAGGGCCGGCAGGGACAGGGAGCGGCCCGCGGCCAGGCATTCCATGAGCATCTTCCATCCCCGGCCCGCCTGGGCCGCGCCCCCGATGATCCAGTCGAGGGGGATGAAGACGTCCCGCCCCTGGTTGGGCCCCACCTGGAAGGGGATCCCCATGGGATCGTGGCGGGTGCCGATGGTCACCCCGGGGGTGGAGGTGGGGATGAGGGCCAGGGTGATGCCCTCGCCGCCCTCGGGCAGGAGCCCGTCGGGGTCCGTGAGCCGGAAGGCGAGGCCCAGGAGCGTGGCCACGGGGCCCAGGGTGATGTAGCGCTTGTCCCAGTTCAGTCGGAGGCCCACGATGTCCCGGCCCTCGAAGACCCCCCGGCACACCACGCCGGTGTCGGGGATGGAGGCGGCGTCGCTGCCGGCCTCGGGGGAGGTGAGGGCGAAGCAGGGAAGCTCGGCCCCCCGGGCCAGGCGGGGCAGGAAGTGGTCCTTCTGGGCCTCGGTGCCGTAGTGGTTCAGGAGCTCCGCGGGCCCCAGGGAATTGGGCACCATGACCGTCACCACCGCCGCGGCGCTGCGGCCGGCAAGCTTGAGGATCACCTGGGAGTGGGCCAGGGCCGAGAAGCCCAGCCCTCCGTACTTCCGCGGGATGATCATGCCGAAGAAGCCCTTCTCCTTGAGGAAGGCCCACACCCCGGGGGGCAGGTCCTTGAGCTCCTCCACGATCCGCCAGTCGTCCAGCATCCCGCACAGTTCCTCCACGGGCCCGTCCAGGAAGGCCTGCTCCTCGGCGGTGAGGCGGGGGGCGGGCTGGGCCAGGAGCTTCCCCCAAGCCGGCCGCCCGCTGAAGAGCTCCCCGTCCCAGCCCACCGTGCCGGCCTCCAGGGCCTCCCGCTCCGTGCGGGACAGGGGCGGGAGCTTGCCCTTGAAGACGGCCAGGAGGGGCCCCATGACCAGGGCCTTGCGCAGGGGGGGCAGGTTCAGGGCCAGGGCGGCCGCGGCGAAGGCCGCCCACACCGCCGGGGGCACCCCCGTGCGGACCTGCCACGCCGCCAGCACCCCGCCCGCCAGGACCGTCCAGGGCGCCAGGCCCGCCCGGAAATAGGCCAGGGCGAAGGCGATCGCCACTATCATTGCCGCTGGGTAGAACTGGATCATCGCAATTCCCTTGGGGTGGGGGGGGATCGGGTGAAGCCAGTCTACTCAGAACGGAGGCCCGCACAAGGCGCAGGTTTCAATAAATGAAATTCATTTTTTTCATGAAAAGCAAGGCATGGACGATGATTGGACGATTAATTAAGGATGTCATCATCCAGTTAGCAGCTTCATTTTTTCAAGGACGGTCGAACAACTCACTAAAAAAGACCTTCATATGCTGCCAGCTTCGCCGGGCCGCCAGCTCCTGGTAGGCCGCTCCCTTGGACGGGTCGTTTCCGGCCTCCTTCTGGGTGAAGGCGTGGACGGCCCCGCCGTAGGCGATGAAGGTGTAGTCCGCCTTGGCCTTGCGCATCTCCTCGTGGAAGGCCGCCACGTCCTTGGCCGGCACGAAGGGGTCGTCGGCGCCGTGGCACACCAGGACCTTGGCCGCGATGGGCTCCACGGGGCGGTCGGCGGGGATGTCCAGGCCCCCGTGGAAGGACACGACGCCCCTCACGGGCATCCCGGCGCGGGCGGCCTCCAGGGCGCCGGTGCCCCCGAAGCAGAAGCCGATGACCGCAAGCCGCCCGGGGTCCACGGACGCCTGGGCCTTCAGGGTGTCCAGGGCGGCCTGGATCCGGCGCCGGTAGAGCGCGCGGTCCCCCTTGTACTTCCCGGCCAGGACCCCCGCCTCCCGGGTATCCCTGGGCGCGGCCCCCTCCCCGAAGATATCCGCCGCCAGGGCCACGTAGCCCAGCTTGGCCAGGTCGTCGGCGGTGCGGCGCTCGTGGTCCGTGAGGCCCATCCATTGGTGGATGACGATGATGCCGGGCGCCTTGCCCTTCAGGGAAGTGGGCTTCGCCAGGTAACCCGACAGACGGGTGGCGCCGTCCTGGTAGAGGAGAGGCTGGCCCGCCAGCACGGGCAGGGCGGCCAGGGCAAGGAACAGGGGGGATCTGCGCATGGGCGCCTCCGGAAGGTTGAGGAAGCCTACTCCCAATTCCCGCGGTCAAGGGCGATTCCTTGCGGGTTGGGGATCGACACGGGCGGGGCCGGGTGGTAACAATCGTGGCCGGGCCCCCATGGGCCCGGTCCCTGCC is a genomic window containing:
- a CDS encoding acyl-CoA dehydrogenase is translated as MIVAIAFALAYFRAGLAPWTVLAGGVLAAWQVRTGVPPAVWAAFAAAALALNLPPLRKALVMGPLLAVFKGKLPPLSRTEREALEAGTVGWDGELFSGRPAWGKLLAQPAPRLTAEEQAFLDGPVEELCGMLDDWRIVEELKDLPPGVWAFLKEKGFFGMIIPRKYGGLGFSALAHSQVILKLAGRSAAAVVTVMVPNSLGPAELLNHYGTEAQKDHFLPRLARGAELPCFALTSPEAGSDAASIPDTGVVCRGVFEGRDIVGLRLNWDKRYITLGPVATLLGLAFRLTDPDGLLPEGGEGITLALIPTSTPGVTIGTRHDPMGIPFQVGPNQGRDVFIPLDWIIGGAAQAGRGWKMLMECLAAGRSLSLPALSTGCGKFAALVAGAYARVRKQFRLPIGRFEGIEEPLARIAAGAYVMDAARTMTCGALDQGERPSVISAIVKYQCTERSRRITCDAMDVLGGSGICLGPRNLLGRAHQAIPIGITVEGANILTRTLIIFGQGVIRCHPHVLAEMRSLGQADALGEFDRHMGAHVAFTLSVAARALFHGLTGGLLVPVPGGPARRFYQRATRYSAAFALTSDLALLTLGGGLKRREKLAGRCADILSNLYLISACLKQFEDRGRPEGEWPLLRWACEDGFQKIEEAFDGVFRNLPNRPAAWMLRAFTFPTGRHCKGPSDHLGHRLAEILLEPSAVRDRLTSGAFVPMDPREPVGRLEDALRKVIAAEPVEKKLWAAVARGALAAGPEDRMVADGVQAGILTGPEGQTLRRALDARREAIRVDDFTRIGQPKA
- a CDS encoding dienelactone hydrolase family protein; this translates as MRRSPLFLALAALPVLAGQPLLYQDGATRLSGYLAKPTSLKGKAPGIIVIHQWMGLTDHERRTADDLAKLGYVALAADIFGEGAAPRDTREAGVLAGKYKGDRALYRRRIQAALDTLKAQASVDPGRLAVIGFCFGGTGALEAARAGMPVRGVVSFHGGLDIPADRPVEPIAAKVLVCHGADDPFVPAKDVAAFHEEMRKAKADYTFIAYGGAVHAFTQKEAGNDPSKGAAYQELAARRSWQHMKVFFSELFDRP